In the Ipomoea triloba cultivar NCNSP0323 chromosome 6, ASM357664v1 genome, one interval contains:
- the LOC116021978 gene encoding 5'-adenylylsulfate reductase-like 4, which translates to PALNTLTAPFPALCCSKYSAKDSILGLPDSTCSIDEIKSSCSTVVIEGDEKSLQRALDVVHRRSHDYVALLFYASWCPFSRKFKPIFSVVSSLFPWVPHFAIEESAIKPSTLSKYGVSGFPTLFLVNSTIRFRYHGSRSLDSLVDFYGLLGVETASKDNISLDKIRCSSNNRRDGGSEQESCPFSWSRSPENFLRQETYLALATAFVLMRLLYVVFPAVCRFSRASRKCILNLRTRSLWEYPQLCPSRAVQLFNSLKEPCKRSNLQEGAMNAKAWASKSLASVSIGDASSSRAVAAVSSTH; encoded by the exons CCTGCGCTAAACACTCTCACTGCGCCGTTCCCCGCCCTCTGCTGCTCAAAGTATTCGGCTAAGGACTCGATTTTGGGCCTCCCGGATTCTACATGTTCCATAGATGAAATCAAATCTTCATGCTCCACCGTTGTAATCGAG GGAGATGAGAAATCATTGCAGAGGGCACTGGATGTGGTTCATAGGAGATCGCATGATTATGTTGCTTTGCTGTTCTACGCTTCTTGGTGCCCTTTTTCCAGGAAGTTTAAACCAATATTTTCTGTTGTATCTTCATTGTTTCCCTGGGTTCCTCATTttgcaattgaagaatcagCCATTAAACCGAG TACCCTCTCAAAATATGGAGTCAGTGGGTTCCCTACTTTGTTCCTTGTGAATTCTACAATCCGTTTTCGTTATCATGGCTCCCGGAGTCTTGATTCTTTGGTTGATTTCTATGGTCTTTTag GTGTCGAGACAGCATCAAAGGATAACATATCTCTGGACAAAATTAGATGTTCCTCAAATAACCGCAGGGATGGTGGTAGTGAGCAGGAAAGCTGCCCGTTCTCCTGGTCAAGATCACCTGAGAACTTTCTTCGGCAGGAGACATATTTGGCCTTGGCAACTGCATTCGTTCTTATGAGGTTGCTTTACGTCGTTTTCCCAGCTGTGTGCAGGTTTTCTCGAGCCTCCAGGAAATGCATTTTAAATCTGAGGACAAGAAGCTTGTGGGAATACCCTCAGCTTTGCCCAAGCCGAGCAGTACAGTTGTTTAATTCTTTGAAGGAACCATGTAAGAGAAGTAATCTGCAGGAAGGAGCTATGAATGCCAAGGCATGGGCATCCAAGTCTTTGGCTTCTGTTTCAATAGGAGATGCAAGCTCAAGTCGGGCGGTAGCAGCAGTAAGTTCTACTCACTGA
- the LOC116022189 gene encoding cryptochrome-1-like isoform X1: MSSGGCSIVWFRRDLRVEDNPALAAGVRAGAIIALFIWAPEEEGHYYPGRVSRWWLKQSLAHLDSSLRSLGTTLITKRSTDSVSSLLEVIKSTGASHLFFNHLYDPLSLVRDHRAKEILTAQGVTVRSFNADLLYEPWEVVDDEGHPFTTFNAFWDRCLSMPYDPEAPLLPPKRIVSGDVSRCPSVNLVFEDELEKGSNALLARAWSPGWRNADKALTAFINGALLEYSQNRRKADSATTSFLSPHLHFGEVSVRKAFHLVRMKQVLWANEGNIAGEESVNLFLKSIGLREYSRYMSFNHPYSHERPLLGHLKYFPWVINEAYFKAWRQGRTGYPLVDAGMRELWATGWLHDRIRLVVSSFFVKVLQLPWRWGMKYFWDTLLDADLESDALGWQYISGTLPDGRELDRIDNPQFEGYKFDPNGEYVRRWLPELVRLPTEWIHHPWNAPESVLQAAGIELGSNYPLPIVGIDAAKARLQDALAQMWQLKAASRAAIENGMEEGHGDSTDLIAFPQDMQMETNHEPVRNNNPATIRADEDQMVPSITSFLRDEESSMDLRNPSVDSRAEVPTTEAQMRNNTRGQTVMQAVRNININTNNPPQPNIRRRNSEDSTADSSNSSRGVVPVWSPSSTNYSDQFAGDDNNNAIGTTSTSYLQRHQQPHQLMNWQRLPQTGR; encoded by the exons ATGTCAAGTGGTGGATGCAGTATAGTGTGGTTTAGGAGGGATCTGAGAGTGGAAGATAACCCTGCTTTGGCTGCAGGGGTGAGGGCTGGGGCAATCATAGCACTCTTTATCTGGGCTCCTGAGGAAGAAGGGCACTATTATCCTGGCAGGGTTTCAAGATGGTGGCTTAAGCAGAGTTTGGCTCATCTGGATTCTTCTCTCAGGAGTCTGGGCACTACCCTAATCACAAAGAGATCTACTGATAGTGTTTCTTCTCTGCTTGAGGTTATCAAGTCTACTGGGGCCTCTCACCTCTTCTTCAACCACTTATATG ACCCCTTGTCGCTTGTTAGGGATCATCGTGCAAAGGAAATTTTAACGGCTCAAGGCGTGACTGTGCGGTCCTTCAATGCTGATTTGCTGTATGAGCCGTGGGAAGTTGTGGATGATGAAGGTCACCCTTTCACAACCTTCAATGCTTTTTGGGATAGATGCCTTAGCATGCCTTATGATCCCGAGGCTCCACTTCTCCCGCCTAAAAGGATCGTTTCTG GTGATGTGTCTCGATGTCCTTCGGTAAACTTAGTATTTGAAGATGAATTGGAGAAAGGAAGCAATGCACTTCTTGCTCGGGCATGGTCGCCCGGGTGGAGGAATGCTGATAAGGCATTAACAGCTTTTATAAATGGGGCATTGCTCGAGTACTCACAGAACCGCAGGAAGGCTGATAGTGCAACGACCTCATTTCTTTCCCCGCATTTACATTTTGGGGAAGTGAGTGTTCGGAAAGCATTCCATCTGGTTCGAATGAAGCAAGTTCTGTGGGCCAACGAAGGGAACATAGCGGGCGAAGAGAGTGTGAATCTGTTCCTCAAATCCATCGGGCTCAGAGAGTATTCGAGATATATGAGCTTTAACCATCCATACAGCCACGAAAGGCCCCTCCTTGGTCATCTAAAGTACTTCCCGTGGGTAATTAATGAGGCCTACTTTAAGGCGTGGAGGCAAGGCAGAACCGGTTACCCTCTCGTGGATGCTGGTATGCGAGAACTCTGGGCAACCGGCTGGCTACATGATCGGATACGCCTTGTGGTATCTAGTTTCTTTGTCAAGGTTTTGCAGCTTCCATGGAGATGGGGAATGAAGTACTTTTGGGATACTCTACTAGATGCAGATCTCGAGAGTGATGCTCTCGGTTGGCAATACATCTCCGGCACCCTACCCGATGGCCGTGAATTAGACCGCATTGATAATCCTCAG tttgaAGGCTACAAATTCGACCCGAATGGGGAGTATGTACGTCGGTGGCTTCCTGAACTCGTTCGACTTCCAACCGAGTGGATTCACCATCCCTGGAACGCCCCGGAATCTGTTCTTCAAGCAGCTGGTATTGAGCTAGGATCCAACTATCCTCTTCCGATTGTTGGAATTGATGCAGCAAAAGCGAGGCTACAAGACGCCCTTGCACAGATGTGGCAGCTCAAGGCAGCTTCGAGAGCTGCAATCGAGAATGGTATGGAGGAAGGACACGGGGACTCTACCGACTTAATCGCATTCCCTCAAGACATGCAAATGGAGACGAACCATGAGCCCGTTAGAAACAACAATCCTGCCACTATCCGGGCTGATGAGGATCAGATGGTTCCCAGCATTACTTCCTTTTTGAGGGACGAAGAGAGCTCGATGGATCTCAGAAACCCGAGCGTGGATAGCAGAGCCGAAGTGCCCACAACTGAAGCCCAAATGAGGAACAACACGAGAGGCCAAACCGTCATGCAAGCAGTTCgaaacatcaacatcaacaccAACAACCCGCCACAACCTAATATACGCAGAAGGAATTCTGAAGACTCCACAGCTGATTCTTCCAACAGCAGTCGGGGCGTTGTCCCAGTATGGTCCCCCTCGAGCACAAATTACTCGGATCAATTTGCGGGCGATGACAACAACAACGCCATTGGCACCACCAGTACATCTTATTTGCAAAGGCATCAACAGCCACATCAGCTAATGAACTGGCAACGGTTGCCCCAGACAGG CAGGTGA
- the LOC116022189 gene encoding cryptochrome-1-like isoform X2, with the protein MSSGGCSIVWFRRDLRVEDNPALAAGVRAGAIIALFIWAPEEEGHYYPGRVSRWWLKQSLAHLDSSLRSLGTTLITKRSTDSVSSLLEVIKSTGASHLFFNHLYDPLSLVRDHRAKEILTAQGVTVRSFNADLLYEPWEVVDDEGHPFTTFNAFWDRCLSMPYDPEAPLLPPKRIVSGDVSRCPSVNLVFEDELEKGSNALLARAWSPGWRNADKALTAFINGALLEYSQNRRKADSATTSFLSPHLHFGEVSVRKAFHLVRMKQVLWANEGNIAGEESVNLFLKSIGLREYSRYMSFNHPYSHERPLLGHLKYFPWVINEAYFKAWRQGRTGYPLVDAGMRELWATGWLHDRIRLVVSSFFVKVLQLPWRWGMKYFWDTLLDADLESDALGWQYISGTLPDGRELDRIDNPQFEGYKFDPNGEYVRRWLPELVRLPTEWIHHPWNAPESVLQAAGIELGSNYPLPIVGIDAAKARLQDALAQMWQLKAASRAAIENGMEEGHGDSTDLIAFPQDMQMETNHEPVRNNNPATIRADEDQMVPSITSFLRDEESSMDLRNPSVDSRAEVPTTEAQMRNNTRGQTVMQAVRNININTNNPPQPNIRRRNSEDSTADSSNSSRGVVPVWSPSSTNYSDQFAGDDNNNAIGTTSTSYLQRHQQPHQLMNWQRLPQTG; encoded by the exons ATGTCAAGTGGTGGATGCAGTATAGTGTGGTTTAGGAGGGATCTGAGAGTGGAAGATAACCCTGCTTTGGCTGCAGGGGTGAGGGCTGGGGCAATCATAGCACTCTTTATCTGGGCTCCTGAGGAAGAAGGGCACTATTATCCTGGCAGGGTTTCAAGATGGTGGCTTAAGCAGAGTTTGGCTCATCTGGATTCTTCTCTCAGGAGTCTGGGCACTACCCTAATCACAAAGAGATCTACTGATAGTGTTTCTTCTCTGCTTGAGGTTATCAAGTCTACTGGGGCCTCTCACCTCTTCTTCAACCACTTATATG ACCCCTTGTCGCTTGTTAGGGATCATCGTGCAAAGGAAATTTTAACGGCTCAAGGCGTGACTGTGCGGTCCTTCAATGCTGATTTGCTGTATGAGCCGTGGGAAGTTGTGGATGATGAAGGTCACCCTTTCACAACCTTCAATGCTTTTTGGGATAGATGCCTTAGCATGCCTTATGATCCCGAGGCTCCACTTCTCCCGCCTAAAAGGATCGTTTCTG GTGATGTGTCTCGATGTCCTTCGGTAAACTTAGTATTTGAAGATGAATTGGAGAAAGGAAGCAATGCACTTCTTGCTCGGGCATGGTCGCCCGGGTGGAGGAATGCTGATAAGGCATTAACAGCTTTTATAAATGGGGCATTGCTCGAGTACTCACAGAACCGCAGGAAGGCTGATAGTGCAACGACCTCATTTCTTTCCCCGCATTTACATTTTGGGGAAGTGAGTGTTCGGAAAGCATTCCATCTGGTTCGAATGAAGCAAGTTCTGTGGGCCAACGAAGGGAACATAGCGGGCGAAGAGAGTGTGAATCTGTTCCTCAAATCCATCGGGCTCAGAGAGTATTCGAGATATATGAGCTTTAACCATCCATACAGCCACGAAAGGCCCCTCCTTGGTCATCTAAAGTACTTCCCGTGGGTAATTAATGAGGCCTACTTTAAGGCGTGGAGGCAAGGCAGAACCGGTTACCCTCTCGTGGATGCTGGTATGCGAGAACTCTGGGCAACCGGCTGGCTACATGATCGGATACGCCTTGTGGTATCTAGTTTCTTTGTCAAGGTTTTGCAGCTTCCATGGAGATGGGGAATGAAGTACTTTTGGGATACTCTACTAGATGCAGATCTCGAGAGTGATGCTCTCGGTTGGCAATACATCTCCGGCACCCTACCCGATGGCCGTGAATTAGACCGCATTGATAATCCTCAG tttgaAGGCTACAAATTCGACCCGAATGGGGAGTATGTACGTCGGTGGCTTCCTGAACTCGTTCGACTTCCAACCGAGTGGATTCACCATCCCTGGAACGCCCCGGAATCTGTTCTTCAAGCAGCTGGTATTGAGCTAGGATCCAACTATCCTCTTCCGATTGTTGGAATTGATGCAGCAAAAGCGAGGCTACAAGACGCCCTTGCACAGATGTGGCAGCTCAAGGCAGCTTCGAGAGCTGCAATCGAGAATGGTATGGAGGAAGGACACGGGGACTCTACCGACTTAATCGCATTCCCTCAAGACATGCAAATGGAGACGAACCATGAGCCCGTTAGAAACAACAATCCTGCCACTATCCGGGCTGATGAGGATCAGATGGTTCCCAGCATTACTTCCTTTTTGAGGGACGAAGAGAGCTCGATGGATCTCAGAAACCCGAGCGTGGATAGCAGAGCCGAAGTGCCCACAACTGAAGCCCAAATGAGGAACAACACGAGAGGCCAAACCGTCATGCAAGCAGTTCgaaacatcaacatcaacaccAACAACCCGCCACAACCTAATATACGCAGAAGGAATTCTGAAGACTCCACAGCTGATTCTTCCAACAGCAGTCGGGGCGTTGTCCCAGTATGGTCCCCCTCGAGCACAAATTACTCGGATCAATTTGCGGGCGATGACAACAACAACGCCATTGGCACCACCAGTACATCTTATTTGCAAAGGCATCAACAGCCACATCAGCTAATGAACTGGCAACGGTTGCCCCAGACAGG GTGA
- the LOC116023309 gene encoding uncharacterized protein LOC116023309 — protein MPPDDDVPGDSADSVQGLCTCTSSFEGEERDGTCPHCNRRRSSLPSSASTCSLLSLESYPVEDYDKLWRVYTASVKGFTIGAGLKGGLALFSVLARLRRRRSLPFAKKELMTSSSDDVILAVKETLRYGLFLGTFAGTFVSVDEIISALGGHRRTATWRALLAGAIAGPSLLLTGFDNQHTSLAIYILMRAAVLASRCGIKSERFGHICKPLTWRHGDIFLMCLSSSQILSAYILKQDSLASSYKSFLNKHGGKDLAILKGVKELACGRPVKNLAEIEKYYKSTGVDIKLDPQMKVPCSMIHGNQACGAHFVTFLIQAYKRALPVYLPVYLIPALIVHRQGLLKRHQTILWKGLFGTARSSLFLSVYCASAWFWTCILFRLLKRCNVPMVAVGTFPTGLALGIEKKSRRIEISLYCLARAIESFFTTMADVGYLPQTKNLKRADVVVFSISTAIIMHCYAIERDVFRSKYLNVLDWVFGVPLPPYETTPRKKRR, from the exons ATGCCGCCGGACGACGATGTTCCGGGAGATTCAGCGGATTCAGTTCAAGGCCTTTGCACATGCACGAGCTCATTCGAGGGCGAAGAACGCGACGGCACTTGTCCGCATTGCAATCGCCGGCGCTCAAGCCTCCCTTCCTCGGCTTCCACTTGCTCTCTGCTCAGCTTGGAGTCGTACCCGGTCGAGGACTATGATAAGCTCTGGAGAGTGTATACTGCCTCCGTCAAAGGCTTCACCATCGGCGCTGGCCTCAAAGGCGGCCTCGCTCTTTTCTCCGTTCTCGCTCGCCTCCGCCGTAGGCGATCCTTGCCTTTCGCCAA GAAAGAGCTAATGACTTCCAGCAGCGATGATGTAATTTTGGCAGTGAAAGAAACTCTAAGATACGGTCTATTTCTCGGCACATTTGCTGGTACATTTGTTTCAGTGGATGAAATTATTTCGGCTCTAGGTGGTCACCGTAG GACAGCCACATGGAGAGCTTTGCTTGCAGGAGCAATAGCAGGGCCTTCATTGTTACTTACTGGATTTGATAACCAGCACACAAGCTTAGCGATTTACATTCTTATGCGAGCAGCTGTTTTGGCATCACGTTGTGGAATAAAAAGTGAACGATTTGGGCACATTTGTAAGCCCCTAACTTGGAGGCATGGGGACATTTTCCTGATGTGCCTCTCCTCTTCCCAAATTTT GTCAGCTTATATTTTAAAGCAAGATAGTCTGGCTTCATCTTACAAGTCCTTTCTCAATAAACATGGAGGAAAAGACCTTGCTATCTTGAAAGGCGTGAAAGAGCTTGCATGTGGCAGGCCTGTAAAAAATTTGGCTGAGATAGAAAAGTATTACAAATCCACTGGCGTAGACATCAAACTTGATCCACAGATGAAAGTTCCTTGCTCG ATGATACATGGAAACCAAGCATGTGGTGCACATTTTGTAACATTCCTAATTCAAGCCTATAAGAGAGCATTACCTGTCTACCTACCAGTTTACTTAATCCCTGCACTGATAGTGCATCGGCAAGGCCTCTTGAAACG ACATCAAACAATTTTATGGAAGGGTCTTTTTGGGACGGCAAGATCTAGTTTGTTTCTCTCAGTGTATTGTGCTTCTGCATG GTTCTGGACCTGCATTCTTTTCAGGCTTTTAAAGAGATGTAATGTACCTATGGTGGCAGTGGGGACG TTTCCTACCGGTTTGGCGTTAGGAATTGAGAAGAAGAGCAGGCGGATAGAGATCTCGCTCTATTGCTTGGCACGGGCCATTGAAAGCTTCTTCACTACAATGGCTGACGTTGGGTACTTGCCTCAGACTAAGAATCTAAAGAGAGCTGATGTCGTGGTTTTCAGCATTTCAACAGCAATTATAATGCATTGTTATGCTATAGAACGGGATGTCTTCCGATCCAAGTACTTAAATGTTCTTGATTGGGTGTTTGGCGTGCCCCTCCCTCCATACGAGACAACTCCTCGCAAGAAAAGGAGGTGA
- the LOC116023125 gene encoding probable mitochondrial adenine nucleotide transporter BTL3, with the protein MPRPDNAIRLKSYLPSQHQSQNLDTPPSILFSGGLFLEPAAPPSILNALTGKSRLRPGFRGGSASGELFLSVSLSIGEKKGGGLNGNSGDCLVLNGNKVGSVGGGEGGAALGRRRGIGFGRQGAVNTSKHLWAGAVAAMVSRTFVAPLERLKLEYIVRGEQRNIFELVKVIATTQGLRGFWKGNFVNILRTAPFKAVNFCAYDTYRKQLLRLSGNEETTNTERFVAGAAAGITATVLCLPLDTIRTKLVAHGGEALGGVIGAFRHVIQTEGFFSLYKGLLPSILSMAPSGAVFYGVYDILKSAYLHSPEGMRRIESLKQHDQERNAFEQLELGPLRTLLHGAIAGACAEAATYPFEVVRRQLQLQGRAPKLSALAITTKIVEKGGIPALYAGLFPSLLQVLPSASISYFVYEFMKIVLKVE; encoded by the exons ATGCCAAGACCCGACAACGCAATCCGGCTCAAGAGCTATCTACCGTCTCAGCACCAATCGCAAAATCTCGACACCCCACCTTCGATTCTCTTCTCCGGAGGCTTGTTTCTCGAACCCGCGGCACCGCCTTCGATTTTAAACGCATTGACCGGAAAATCTCGCCTGAGGCCGGGGTTCCGCGGAGGAAGTGCGAGTGGGGAGTTGTTTTTATCTGTGAGCTTGTCGATTGGGGAGAAAAAAGGGGGTGGGCTTAACGGGAATTCAGGGGATTGTTTGGTGCTTAACGGCAATAAGGTTGGTAGTGTAGGAGGCGGGGAAGGTGGCGCAGCCTTGGGACGGCGGCGAGGGATTGGGTTTGGGAGACAGGGCGCTGTGAATACTAGTAAGCACTTATGGGCTGGCGCTGTTGCCGCTATGGTATCAAG AACTTTTGTGGCTCCACTTGAGAGATTAAAGCTGGAATATATAGTTCGCGGTGAACAGAGGAACATATTTGAACTCGTCAAAGTGATTGCAACTACACAAGGCTTGAGAGGCTTTTGGAAGGGGAACTTTGTTAACATTCTTCGTACTGCTCCTTTTAAGGCAGTCAACTTTTGTGCTTATGATACTTATAGAAAGCAACTTCTGAGGTTATCTGGGAATGAAGAAACTACAAACACCGAGAGGTTTGTTGCTGGTGCAGCAGCTGGTATTACTGCTACTGTGCTTTGCTTGCCACTAGACACT ATTCGGACTAAATTGGTGGCGCATGGTGGGGAAGCTTTGGGTGGTGTAATTGGAGCTTTTCGCCATGTGATCCAAACTGAAGGGTTCTTTTCGCTTTATAAGGGCTTACTACCCTCCATTCTGAGTATGGCACCTTCAGGGGCCGTCTTTTACGGTGTATATGATATATTAAAATCAGCTTATCTACATTCACCTGAAGGAATGAGAAGAATCGAGAGTTTGAAGCAACACGATCAGGAAAGGAATGCTTTTGAGCAACTTGAGTTAGGACCGTTAAGGACTTTGCTGCACGGTGCCATTGCTGGTGCTTGTGCAGAAGCTGCCACTTATCCATTTGAGGTCGTGAGAAGACAGCTTCAGTTGCAAGGCCGAGCACCCAAACTGAGTGCATTGGCAATTACTACCAAGATAGTCGAGAAAGGAGGCATTCCCGCTCTATATGCAGGACTATTCCCTAGTTTACTACAG GTTTTACCTTCCGCCTCCATAAGCTATTTTGTCTACGAGTTCATGAAGATTGTTCTTAAAGTGGAATGA
- the LOC116022880 gene encoding nucleolar complex protein 3 homolog: MGKNKQKIVLPPELPPEVPDEEVEISDDDVQFVTENREYASLLKNLDTKSIDKHVTRIADVKEDAVEALYEERTRKRSRPEEKEEDTIEVDRVDALPVKTLDGKLYYRTLPKEPKKAEGKRDDDGAVGDGDTGGNTVKLSKAEKRAKLKKTRKEAKKQAKEGVNLEEVHQTPQTDVLDEVRKDLTVEEDNERKKYKLAELGTALLMDPETNIKSLKEMMQISKDGDHIIVTLGLKSLLAVFKDIIPGYRIRLPTEKEQEMKVSKTIKKMRFYESTLLSSYKAYVQKLIALEKHAVYKRVAMRCICTLLEAVPHFNFRENLVTAVVRNISSQDDIIRKLCCGTIKLLFTNEGKHGGEVTVEAVQMIANLVKTHDCQLHPDSIEVLLSLSFDEDLGKPEPSDADNKTNSKKSKTKNFKELNHASENEKKKTRQEMMSKTREEINAELKAASFAKDVAEQRRMQSETLSAVFEIFFRVLKHAIQPRSETNASPALCGHPLLATCLKGIGKYSHLIDLDFMSDLLKYLRKLAGGVVDGNGSAGNSSTHLTVTERLQCCIVAFRVMRNNLDALNVDLQHFFVQLYNLIIEYRPGRDQGEVLAEALKIMLCDDRQHDMQRAAAFIKRLATFSLCFGSAESMAALVTLKHLLQKNVKCRNLLENDAGGGSVSGAIAKYHPYASDPNLSGALASVLWELNLLSKHYHPAVSSMASGISMMSVANNQVLHSNTSPQQAFMELSLEKKSFIPESDSKRPTIKRKKGAPSHHPATTGLPNLDLITQVDQTAVSKKLSEHFLLIRDITENERLRSELDRTTSSLELFEQFRKQKRRKTK; this comes from the exons ATGGGGAAGAATAAGCAGAAGATAGTTCTCCCGCCAGAGCTCCCACCTGAAGTTCCAGACGAAGAAGTTGAAATATCGGATGATGACGTCCAGTTCGTTACTGAAAATCGGGAATATGCCAGTTTGTTGAAGAATCTAGACACGAAATCAATTGATAA GCATGTTACTCGCATTGCGGATGTAAAAGAAGATGCTGTGGAAGCTTTGTATGAAGAGAGAACAAGAAAAAGATCACGCCCTGAAGAAAAGGAGGAGGATACAATTGAGGTTGATCGCGTGGATGCACTTCCTGTGAAGACCTTAGATGGAAAACTTTATTACAGGACAT TGCCAAAGGAACCAAAAAAAGCTGAAGGCAAACGGGATGACGATGGTGCTGTTGGTGATGGAGATACGGGTGGAAATACAGTGAAACTGAGCAAGGCAGAGAAGCGTGCAAAGCTTAAGAAAACGAGAAAAGAGGCAAAAAAACAAGCAAAGGAAGGGGTTAATCTGGAGGAAGTGCATCAAACCCCTCAGACAGATGTGTTG GATGAGGTGAGAAAGGATTTGACAGTTGAAGAAGACAATGAGAGAAAGAAGTATAAACTTGCTGAGCTAGGTACAGCCTTGCTGATGGATCCAGAAACAAATATCAaatctctcaaggagatgatgCAAATTTCTAAAGATGGAGATCATATCATAGTCACACTTGGACTCAAATCTTTGCTGGCTGTTTTCAAAGATATCATTCCTGG CTACCGCATTAGGCTGCCAACAGAAAAGGAGCAGGAAATGAAAGTTTCAAAAACTATTAAGAAAATGCGGTTTTATGAATCAACCCTCTTGTCTTCATATAAG GCATATGTGCAGAAGCTGATAGCACTAGAAAAGCATGCTGTTTATAAACGTGTGGCTATGCGTTGTATCTGTACGTTACTTGAGGCAGTTCCACACTTCAACTTTAGGGAAAACCTGGTAACAGCAGTTGTAAGGAACATAAGCTCTCAGGATGACATAATTAg AAAACTTTGCTGTGGAACTATTAAGTTGCTTTTTACAAACGAGGGGAAACATGGTGGTGAGGTTACTGTGGAGGCTGTTCAAATGATTGCAAACCTTGTCAAAACTCACGATTGCCAGTTGCATCCTGATTCCATAGAG GTTTTATTATCCCTATCTTTTGATGAAGACCTTGGGAAGCCTGAACCTTCAGATGCAGATAATAAAACAAACTCCAAAAAATCTAAGACAAAGAACTTTAAGGAGTTGAATCATGCCTCGGagaatgagaaaaagaaaactagGCAAGAAATGATGTCAAAGACAAGAGAGGAG ATCAATGCAGAACTAAAGGCTGCATCATTTGCCAAAGACGTGGCAGAGCAGAGGAGGATGCAATCTGAGACACTATCAGCTGTATTTGAGATATTCTTCCGTGTCCTGAAGCATGCTATACAACCTAG GTCAGAGACAAATGCCTCTCCTGCATTATGCGGCCATCCTCTGCTTGCTACTTGTCTGAAAGGAATTGGGAAATATTCCCATTTAATTGACTTGGATTTTATGTCTGATCTTTTGAAATATTTGAGAAAGCTTGCTGGAGGGGTTGTTGACGGAAATGGCTCTGCTGGAAACAGTTCAACACATTTGACAGTTACTGAAAGGCTGCAATGTTGCATTGTTGCTTTTAGAGTCATGAGAAACAATCTAGATGCATTGAATGTTGACCTTCAACACTTCTTCGTCCAGCTTTACAATCTGATAATTGAGTATAGGCCTGGAAG GGATCAGGGTGAGGTCTTAGCTGAAGCACTGAAGATAATGCTGTGTGATGATAGGCAGCATGACATGCAAAGGGCTGCAGCTTTTATAAAACGTCTAGCTACATTCTCTCTGTGTTTTGGTTCTGCCGAGTCCATGGCTG CCCTGGTTACATTAAAGCATTTGCTCCAGAAGAATGTTAAATGCCGGAACTTGTTAGAAAATGATGCTGGAGGTGGTTCTGTTTCAGGTGCTATTGCG AAATACCATCCTTATGCTTCAGATCCAAACCTCAGCGGGGCACTTGCCTCGGTCCTTTGGGAGCTGaatcttttatcaaaacattaTCATCCCGCTGTTTCCTCAATGGCATCTGGCATTTCAATGATGAGCGTGGCAAATAACCAGGTTCTTCATTCCAACACCTCTCCTCAGCAGGCATTCATGGAATTATCACTTGAAAAGAAGTCATTCATCCCAGAGAGTGATAGTAAAAGACCAACCATTAAGCGGAAAAAAGGAGCCCCTTCTCACCACCCTGCTACCACGGGACTGCCAAACCTAGATTTGATAACTCAGGTGGATCAAACTGCGGTTAGCAAGAAGCTATCTGAACATTTCCTTCTAATCCGTGACATAACCGAAAATGAAAGACTAAGGAGTGAATTAGATCGCACAACATCGTCATTGGAGCTCTTCGAACAATTTAGAAAacagaagagaagaaaaaccaAGTAG